attattaccaagcTCTTGACTCGGAAGGAACAGACTGACATTCAGTTTAGTCTTTGTTACTTTGAAATTGTAATTAACAGACAAACTGCTTCCCTTTCAATTCAATACTTTCTTTCCTTTCCATGTTCAGGTTCAGAGGCCGTTGCCTCAAGCCCCTTACTTGCCACCTTGCCCCATTGAGCCAAGAATCACCGTCCCTCCATCCACGTACGACAAAGACATCTCCAGTATGCTGAGGGACCTTACATGTGCGGATGTGACGTTTGTCGTCCAGGGAGAATACATTCACGCTCATAAGGTACTAACACCAGAGCCCactttcatagaactgcttaagcagaaaatatcgcttaaaatagtttctgctcagcaaatatCAGCAGGATCCAAACCACTGATTGTACATGAGAGGTGGTTTTATGGTTGGTAGCCATAATTTGGTGACCTTAATTTTgctatgcttagctactttttgtgttgaagtagctgtatgaaatttggcccttagaggtgattaaaggcagcggacactattggtaatttctcaaaataattattagcataaaacctttcttggtaacgagtagtggggagctattgatagtataaaacattgtgagaaacggcttcctctgaagtaatatagttttcgagaaagatgtaattttccacgaatttgatttcgagacctcagatttagaatttgaggtctcgaaatcaagcaatatatatgaaagcacacaacttcaggtgataggggtgttttttctttcattattacctcgcaacttttacgaccgattgggctcaaattttcacaggtttgttattttatgcatatgttgagatacaccaagtgaggagactggtctattgacaatgaccaatggtgtccagtgtctttaagcacaaaatatagctaagcacaaaccaAATGTCACATGCACCACTTCTGACTAGTATACTGCTAACTTTTGCctagcaaaattttctgcttttaaaagcagctctatgatattggacCATCGTTTTGAACCCTCTCAATGAGAAATAGTTCTAAACCAGTTATGGCTCCAACAATTTTGAAAGTGAAATATTTAGTGTGTCAGAGTTCATCAGATATTGTATGTCTTAGGGCCATTCAGAAAATGTAACACAAAAAAGTAACAATAATTTCTTCTTTAAATTTGGGAATGAGTAGGGTGAAACCAATAACTGAAATTCaaaattttatttgatttaacAATTGTGAAAGAGGAAGCAAAATACCAGAGTTGGCCAAGATCGCCAGTTTCATTCCTGATTTAACTACAAGGTTGTTTGTTCAAGCcaggaaaagccattgaaaactactgatgttCGGGATCTTTGATCTAAGATATCTGGTTCATTATGAAGCaatactttgttcttcagtgtaaagattatattataaaactttttaattttttaaaatatttatcaaatttgtttaacattgacgtttctgaatggcccctaaacacatataataataaataataaaataataaaatggacCTTGGTCCAGCGCATCAGTTGTAGTTTCTAACAACTATCTGTTTGTTTAAATACATCTTGATTTTTGTTAATGAACCTTTCCTTCAGCTCACTCCAATAATGGTGGCCAGCAACCGACCTGGTATGTCATTAACACGCAGTCATGATCAGCTCCCCACACTGTAATTGCCTAATGGTAGTCTATGAAATGACTATGAttcttaactttggtttttTACCCTTACCTGATGTgggtttgcactgtatactccgcagttctgtgaaaaaagaaTCACAGATTACTTgggtgggactcaaacccatgacctttgcaattctagagcaaatgtcttaccaactagaccactgagattgcctggtagctaaaGGCATTCTGattcctatattttagcagagggtaccgcaacgattaatGATTCTGACTATGATTCACAGACTATAAATCTATCTTTGTGTTCAAGGTGAGCCTCATAGCAGCCTCATCTGTCTTCCACGATCTCTTCATGCTGGACCTCTCCGACCAGTTGGACAGCTCCGCATCTCAAGACAAAGAGAGCTCTAATAAAGACAGCCATTTGTACGGCCACCAGCACTGGTCAAGTCCTGTCTCTGTCCCGCAACAGCTCATGTCCACCTCGCCGGACATCATCGAAACCCCACCAGACAACTCATCCCATCATCACCAAAGCAACTGCGATAGAGACCGAGTCCTCATGGAGGATGGATGCATGAGCATCTCCCCGAATGGGAACACCTGTGTGATTTCCGCCCCCGCCAAAGAGACCCCTCCCGCTGTGCTCCCTGACGAGGAGGACGACAGAACTGATTTCGAGGAGTCGATGGAGAGAGTCGATGATGTCAATGTGCCAACAGTAGAGGCTACCATTGTGCCTATGAGTTTAAGATACCTCCCCGGGAAGGTGATGAACCACCCGGCCTTCCATTCGATTCATCTGCAGCAGGCGGAGGACCTGATCACCGGGAGGCCCAAGCTGCGTAGCGTGGTCGTCCTGAACTGTAAGATCACCCCGGACGCATTCAGGGCGGTGCTGTGGTTCCTCTACACGGGCTCCCTCAACACAGAGAAGTGTGCTAACCTGAGCGACGTGATCACAGCGGCGTCGCTGTTGGACTTGCCGGACGTGGTGTCGGCCATCGCGAACATTAAACACCAGGAGGAGTATATGAACCTGGAGATTGCCGAGGCCTTTCTAGACAGGCGGAGAGATCGGTTCAGGGAGCTGTTTGCCGACAAGGGATTCTTATCAGGTGATTATTAGATGGCGGAGAGAGTTCCAAgtacatttatatattttttattcaccAAGGGATTGTTATTACTAATTTGATGTACAAATTTTACATCACATATTCTATCCGACTAATAAGTCTATATTTGAACACAATATTACACAGAGTTTATAGTTATTCTtattcaactgaaaaaaaatacacgacCACCTGACTTGGCCAGTCAATAGTTTACTAGCACGACACTAAAACATCTGGCCTCGAGCCTGTGGTCCAGTATAAAATGCAAACCTTGAATTGGATCAGATAAGTATTTCAGCGGGTGAACATGGACCAGCCTAGATGAACGCCAGAATATTCCATTGGGTTGTGTAATATCGATCCCAAATTTTGGCAAAAGTTACAGTCAAGCAGAGCATCTGGCAGTCGTCTGGATTGCGAGCAATCGCCTTCCCAAATTGTCTTTCGCCACATGACTGTACCTGCTTGTTGAAACGCTCCCGCTTGTTGAGACGCAACCTTTTGCGCCAATTTGGCTGTCGGTGCTGCaaaaggagttgagatggtttcaggagtTTTGAAGGCCCACATGATACAATGTTTAAAAAGTTACGAATCACTGCTTATTATTAGTAGTAAATATTTATATGTGTATGGTTGTAGACATGGTGATCAAGCTTGACGATGGAGCAGTTATAACTCACATGAGTCTATTGATGGTGCGCTGTGACCCAATGCTTGCCATGCTCAGTCGCCACTTCAAAGAACGATCTCATCAAGAGGTATGTACAACTCATTCAAGAACTCGCCACTTCCACCCTTCTCTAACCCTTTTCTAAACATCAACGTCTTCATCAGGTTACTACGCTtgtaccccctcttccttaccattaGTGACTTGAGCCGATTGCACTTATAACCCCTCTTCTTTACCATGGATGATGTTAGTCTACTGCACTCACCTGATTATATTTTTTCCatgctaagtttcaaatcctgcttatTACGCATTTTTCGTTCTAAAATGAAATTTGCAGAGTGATAATATTGTCTGTGAGATTTGAGGGAGTCCCCTTGATCCActaaagcaaaagtagtagttctggccgattttctaccttttgCCCAAGTAGGCTAGtgtttaaaaagcaggacatttcgtttcagaactgagaagtctcccgaattccaaaaatctactctgctatagtagaatataaagcgagacaagttctcaaaagaacataatctacctagcatgtacaatgtagatacacacatggtgttactgcaaaccaaatatatattgataatATTGTTACTTTGTAAACTGAAACACACAATAAAGTTTGTCAAATCTTTGTGGTCTCACAAACAGGTGGTCTTGATCGGTTTCAAGAAGAACACCTTCAAGGCAGTACTGGTGTACCTCTACACGGACCAGTTTCCAGACCAGCTGACCCGTAGCGAGATGCTATCCGTCATCGAGGTGGCTAACTTCCTGTGTCTACCCAGGCTGGTGGCGCTGGCCGAGCAACGCCTGGTGCAGAGCTTCCAGGGGGACGCAACGGGCGAGTGCGATATCGGAGAGAGTATCTCATGTCTATTAGAGACATGTAAGGTAAATGAGAAAGGTGGCTCAAAGTCTGTAGGAATCtaagaacaaaatatcacatgaTATAAATAGTaacaactagttcttatatagtgcatttaAAGATAACCGATCAATGTGCtctacattagtgccctggtcattgagcCATTAACATAaagtttctcagctccctgtggagtatacagcacAAGCTGCTGTGGCCCTCCaggaaggctttttcatacacaatatcaacctctacccttgccgatacccatttataccctaGGGTCAAGGGAAGCatttatagtgaagtgtcttgctcagggacacaagtgtcatgaccgggattcaaagcTACACCCCAATGGCCCCAAaacagaatttgaatttgatgctccaAACCAATCGGCCATGAAATCGTAGTTCTCATACCTATTTTTCATCATGTGAACTTGGTTCACGCAGTTCAAAGTACTTTGAGTTGTTACTGACAGTTAATGTGATGAGCAGACTGCAAACTTTTCACTAAATTCGACATTTTTACACCCAATCTTTCCTGATCTCAGTTACACAATGCAGACCAGCTATACCATTGGTGTGTCCACCACATGGCAATCCACTACGATGACATCATGAAGAAGCACCCCCGCCTCCTGCGCGAGATTAGCCAAGAGGTCTGTAAGCAGATCCACTGCCAGCGCTGGCCACCAGTCTACTATCTTCAGGAAGCCGAAGAATACGAGCAGCAGCAACGAGAGAAGAAACGCCTCGCCGATCGCGCAAAGAAACACAAATGGTGTCTAAAGTAAAACCTCTCCTCTCTCGGTACGGTCAATGTGTAACAACTTCAGGAAAACTTGTTGTCGATAACTTTACTTTTCCTTTTTTGGACCATTGATTTGTGAATcgcaaacaaaaacccaaaaccaCCAGTCAATTCTCAGGTCACTTGATTTCTCTCACATCTTTTATGGCGATTATGATAATGGTAATGATGATTATGATGGGGAATCCTTGTCATTTAAATAGGCTCATTGCTTAATCTGCTGATTCGGCTGTATTAGCTGATCTAGATCTTGGTCAACATTATGTTGTTAGAGTCTCATGTTGCATGAAAAGCTACAATAAGCGCGGGAGTGGGGGGGTGCGTTTCATCAAGCCAGCCTTCCAACAGAAGAGCTCTTTAAACTTGCTTGTAGAATCCATTTGTGACCAAGTCAGGAACATGCCATAGACCAATTTCATTGTCACCATCTTACAAAGAAACCTCCCCTATTGGCTGAAGTGAAAAGTCTTCTTAATGCATGCAACCAACCTTGCCAGAAATACCGAGGCACGCCACCTTTTCTGGACCATACAGAGTCCTTCATTTTGCAGCACAGGACCTATggtttacgtcccatctgaaggacgaagcaataatgttCAGTGTATTGCACTTAGCATAACCTAGGACTTTTCGCTTGTGAGTGAGCGTACATCACGCTGCTAAAGCATTCTTCGCTTATACAGCTAGTTCAGAAATGGAGCCTAGTCTgcaagtggagaatggtgattgtaagggCAGAAATCTGTgataagcagagctatgaaactTGTTTCAATTGCTTATTTACAAACAGGAGTATGAAATGGGGTAGAAACAGTACCCGTGTATCAACTAATATTTGCAGTTTCTTAAACAATATCATCTCTTTTATTTGACTGTTTTATTGTGTTGATttttcacatgtacatgtaggctcaATGGTAAACTGGCCACAATTGCCAATACAGTATTACTGTTAACActtatagactgtgcaagtcccACTTTCCCAACGACAAAATAGAATTTCTATAGTCATAAACTCTGTTTAACTTAACAGCAGAATCCTGCACACTTAAAACTCAATATGGTTGAGAACAAGTTGGTTTGTGAAGTTTGAATGCACGCAAGACTTACATATAGTCTATTAAGCCTTTGCAATTCCAGCTTGAGTTCAGGCTTGAATTCCTCAAGGTTATGGCCTGTGTTgcccagagcccaatttcatagagcagcttaaagcacacaaaggaGTTAAGCataaccaaattatgcttaccagaacaagactaccagccaaactaccatgtcacatgtaccatttgagcctggtatcctgctcatttctgctaagcagaaaactacTAAGTAATGTTatctgctctatgaaattggttcttggtcttgatcttggtgacccttaatttgttttggagagattttccagtggaagtgacctttgctaaatgaaaatggccttgtcctctcaaGGGCCGGTCGAATTCACGAGCAAAACCAACTATCTACGCCGAATGCCTTACCTTCGCCTAGATCTTTATCTTGtttgttgattgatttttatttattatttatctaaGTTATATAAAATTATGTCCAATCATTCAATGATTGGttaattatgtttgtttatgtttcttGAGAACACGTCtacaaaatattgaatatttATGAGAATATTTTCATCGGCTGAAAGATGGAGAATTCCCCTCAAGTTGGAACAAGTCCTAACTGTAATTTGGGGGATTGTCAAAGTTTGGGCAGAACATTTGCAAAAAGTATGCCATTGTTGTCTGTGTCTGTTTTACTCGCTAACTAACTTGATCAACCAACGTGAAAGCTGAAA
The sequence above is drawn from the Asterias rubens chromosome 9, eAstRub1.3, whole genome shotgun sequence genome and encodes:
- the LOC117294929 gene encoding rho-related BTB domain-containing protein 2-like, which produces MDNELPRQELVKCVVVGDSSTGKTRLIVARATKSAMTRAQLFQTHKPSVWAIDQYHRCQEVLENSWEVVDGVSVTLRLWDTFGDHEKDRRFAYGRADVVLLLFSVADAVSLRNTARVWLPEIRHFCPRAPIILCGTKNDLRYADLEALLKERGPVSHHCTRHRPFDPKGIVSPKEGRQIAKEINAFYYETSAYTLYGVEEVFDNVVRAALIARRQHRFWQSNLKKVQRPLPQAPYLPPCPIEPRITVPPSTYDKDISSMLRDLTCADVTFVVQGEYIHAHKVSLIAASSVFHDLFMLDLSDQLDSSASQDKESSNKDSHLYGHQHWSSPVSVPQQLMSTSPDIIETPPDNSSHHHQSNCDRDRVLMEDGCMSISPNGNTCVISAPAKETPPAVLPDEEDDRTDFEESMERVDDVNVPTVEATIVPMSLRYLPGKVMNHPAFHSIHLQQAEDLITGRPKLRSVVVLNCKITPDAFRAVLWFLYTGSLNTEKCANLSDVITAASLLDLPDVVSAIANIKHQEEYMNLEIAEAFLDRRRDRFRELFADKGFLSDMVIKLDDGAVITHMSLLMVRCDPMLAMLSRHFKERSHQEVVLIGFKKNTFKAVLVYLYTDQFPDQLTRSEMLSVIEVANFLCLPRLVALAEQRLVQSFQGDATGECDIGESISCLLETCKLHNADQLYHWCVHHMAIHYDDIMKKHPRLLREISQEVCKQIHCQRWPPVYYLQEAEEYEQQQREKKRLADRAKKHKWCLK